The Limnochorda sp. LNt genome includes a region encoding these proteins:
- a CDS encoding GerW family sporulation protein, giving the protein MAETNVAALIDTLMHNVERMMTTRRVIGEPFQVGNVTLIPIMTASVGIGAGGGSGTGPVSEGKMTGEGSGGGGGLGMRLVPTALAAVVDGELRVYSLGGRGGGLEKLLELVPALTQKLGGSKRSPEGGGNASQPPSGESGA; this is encoded by the coding sequence ATGGCGGAGACCAACGTGGCGGCCCTCATCGACACCCTCATGCACAACGTCGAACGGATGATGACCACCCGCCGGGTGATCGGCGAGCCGTTCCAGGTCGGCAACGTGACCCTCATCCCCATCATGACCGCTTCGGTAGGGATCGGCGCCGGCGGCGGGAGCGGCACGGGCCCCGTCAGCGAGGGCAAGATGACCGGCGAAGGCTCCGGTGGCGGCGGCGGACTCGGCATGCGGCTCGTGCCCACGGCGCTGGCCGCCGTCGTCGACGGCGAGCTGCGAGTCTACTCGTTGGGCGGTCGGGGCGGCGGCCTGGAGAAGCTCCTCGAGCTGGTGCCCGCCCTTACCCAGAAGCTGGGGGGCTCGAAGCGCTCGCCCGAGGGCGGCGGCAACGCCTCGCAACCCCCGTCCGGCGAGTCCGGGGCCTGA
- a CDS encoding DUF4276 family protein — MGIVPIVEGHGEVQAVPVLLRRLLERCEAHHVRVERHIRVPRGQLRHPDGLERAVRLACMVADDAAVLILLDADDDCPAELGPALLSVARSVARASVPVAVVVARAEYESWLLAGLEGLRGRRGVREDATAPVDPESVRGAKEYLQQQMEPGRYYSETVDQPALTQMFDLDRARQRSPSFDKLWREVERLAASHPA; from the coding sequence GTGGGGATCGTTCCGATCGTTGAGGGCCACGGCGAGGTCCAGGCCGTACCGGTCCTGCTCCGGCGCCTGTTGGAGCGCTGCGAGGCCCACCACGTCCGAGTGGAGAGGCACATCCGAGTCCCAAGGGGCCAGCTCCGGCACCCTGATGGGCTCGAGCGGGCCGTCCGCCTGGCCTGCATGGTCGCCGATGATGCCGCCGTCCTCATATTGCTGGACGCTGACGACGACTGCCCCGCAGAGTTGGGACCGGCTCTGCTGTCGGTGGCCCGGTCGGTCGCCCGCGCGAGCGTGCCCGTGGCCGTGGTCGTGGCCAGGGCGGAGTACGAGTCCTGGCTGCTGGCCGGACTCGAGGGCCTGCGAGGACGCAGGGGCGTGCGAGAGGACGCGACTGCCCCCGTCGACCCCGAGTCCGTCCGTGGCGCCAAGGAGTACCTTCAGCAGCAGATGGAGCCCGGCCGGTACTACTCGGAGACCGTCGACCAGCCCGCCCTGACGCAGATGTTCGACCTCGACCGGGCCCGGCAGCGCTCGCCCTCCTTCGACAAGTTGTGGCGTGAAGTCGAGCGGCTGGCCGCGTCCCATCCTGCCTGA
- a CDS encoding ABC transporter substrate-binding protein — protein MNRAHRQSDWRSPWSRLMMGVVAAALAVAVGAALVATGSAIPAAAATPRDTLVIGMSTGILITLDPAAVYEVEGAVIVDQLYDKLVELAMVDGHIEVVPEAAETWQLADDGVTWTFFIREGMRFPSGRPITAHDVEYSIRRAVRLNRGPAWLLNQIGFTPDNVTDTVRALDERRLQLRVSQPFAPNLVLSILTFPLTSIVDREVVEAHLTAGDLATDYLKDHSAGSGPYRLVRWEPNQIVELEANPTYWRGAPPIRRIIIRDMPEPSAQRLAIERGDIDVAWSLTPLMRKELTAQGRTDLRVVRVPGHGIEYLAMNVKYEPLSHPKVREAIRWAIDYDAILDDILLGEAIPLQTFIPTGYFGHNPARPYTRDVERARQLLAEAGYPNGFAVELVTNTGSATRADVAQIIQSNLADIGIRVQITLMQAGPMYEKYREQGLQMIVAGWGVDYPDPDALAKPFADGSVRQLAWRNAWYDEEATRLTAEAMVERNSQRRQALYQQLTELVLHEGPFAILYQPVNAWVVRSNVQGFEEAAALGTMHFDMTRVRKAG, from the coding sequence GTGAACCGGGCCCACCGACAGTCGGACTGGCGCAGTCCGTGGAGTCGTCTCATGATGGGGGTCGTCGCTGCCGCCTTGGCGGTCGCCGTCGGGGCGGCCCTCGTCGCGACCGGGTCGGCCATCCCCGCCGCCGCGGCCACGCCTCGCGACACGCTGGTCATCGGCATGTCGACCGGCATCCTCATCACGCTGGACCCGGCCGCGGTGTACGAGGTCGAGGGGGCCGTCATCGTCGACCAGCTCTACGACAAGCTGGTGGAGCTGGCCATGGTCGACGGTCATATCGAGGTGGTGCCCGAGGCCGCCGAGACGTGGCAGCTGGCCGACGACGGCGTGACGTGGACCTTCTTCATCCGGGAGGGGATGCGTTTCCCCAGCGGACGGCCCATCACGGCGCATGACGTGGAGTACTCCATCCGCCGCGCCGTCCGCCTCAACCGCGGTCCGGCGTGGCTGCTCAACCAGATCGGCTTCACGCCCGACAACGTCACCGACACGGTGCGGGCCCTCGACGAGCGGCGCCTGCAGCTCCGGGTCTCGCAGCCGTTCGCGCCCAACCTGGTGCTGTCGATCCTGACGTTTCCGCTGACCAGCATCGTCGACCGCGAGGTGGTAGAGGCCCACCTCACCGCCGGCGACCTCGCCACCGACTACCTCAAGGATCACAGCGCCGGCTCCGGTCCCTACCGCCTGGTGCGCTGGGAGCCCAACCAGATCGTCGAGCTCGAGGCCAACCCCACCTACTGGCGGGGCGCGCCTCCCATCCGCCGCATCATCATCCGTGACATGCCCGAGCCCTCGGCCCAGCGCCTGGCCATCGAGCGCGGCGACATCGACGTCGCCTGGAGCCTCACGCCGCTCATGCGCAAGGAGCTCACCGCCCAGGGCCGCACCGACCTGCGGGTGGTGCGGGTGCCGGGCCACGGCATCGAGTACCTGGCCATGAACGTCAAGTACGAGCCCCTCTCCCACCCCAAGGTGCGGGAGGCCATCCGCTGGGCCATCGACTACGACGCCATCCTCGACGACATCTTGCTGGGCGAGGCCATCCCGCTGCAGACCTTCATCCCGACGGGGTACTTCGGGCACAACCCGGCTCGCCCGTACACACGTGACGTCGAGCGGGCTCGCCAGCTCCTGGCCGAGGCCGGGTATCCCAACGGCTTCGCCGTGGAGCTGGTGACCAACACGGGCAGTGCGACCCGGGCCGACGTGGCCCAGATCATCCAGAGCAACCTGGCCGACATCGGCATCCGCGTCCAGATCACCCTCATGCAGGCCGGGCCCATGTACGAGAAGTACCGGGAGCAGGGTCTGCAGATGATCGTGGCGGGCTGGGGCGTCGACTACCCCGACCCGGATGCGCTGGCCAAGCCGTTCGCCGACGGCAGCGTGCGGCAGCTGGCCTGGCGTAACGCCTGGTACGACGAAGAGGCGACGCGCCTGACGGCCGAGGCCATGGTGGAGCGCAATTCCCAGCGCCGCCAGGCCCTCTACCAGCAGCTGACCGAGCTGGTGCTGCATGAGGGGCCGTTCGCCATCCTCTACCAGCCCGTCAACGCCTGGGTCGTGCGCAGCAACGTGCAGGGCTTCGAGGAGGCGGCCGCCCTCGGCACCATGCACTTCGACATGACCCGGGTCCGCAAGGCCGGATGA
- a CDS encoding RNA polymerase sigma factor has product MSGPEASEGRLVRRWLAGDRAALERLLEAYYPYVLRLCSLMAGEPQLAEEWSQDALLQVASQLHRYDPQRPFKPWLRQVVLNVCRNRREQARLRQRRETSWEALAATSDGPAEREGRRPAEAASQDGAVEQQVLLQEGLRTLERAWARLPAEWRTALWLRAVEGLSYGEIAAAGEWPEGTAKTYVFRARQALRRALFEEVGE; this is encoded by the coding sequence GTGTCGGGCCCCGAGGCGAGCGAAGGACGGCTCGTGCGGCGCTGGCTCGCCGGCGACCGGGCGGCCCTGGAGCGTCTGCTCGAGGCCTACTACCCCTACGTCCTGCGACTGTGCAGCCTGATGGCCGGCGAACCGCAGCTGGCCGAGGAGTGGAGCCAGGATGCCTTGCTGCAGGTGGCGTCGCAGCTCCACCGCTACGACCCCCAACGGCCCTTCAAGCCGTGGCTGCGCCAGGTGGTGCTCAACGTCTGCCGCAACCGGCGGGAGCAGGCCCGGTTGCGGCAGCGGCGGGAGACGTCGTGGGAGGCGCTGGCGGCCACGAGCGACGGGCCGGCCGAGCGCGAGGGCCGACGGCCGGCCGAGGCGGCTTCGCAGGACGGCGCCGTCGAGCAACAGGTGCTGCTGCAGGAGGGGCTGCGCACCCTCGAACGGGCGTGGGCCCGCCTCCCCGCCGAGTGGCGGACGGCCCTGTGGCTGCGGGCGGTCGAGGGACTCTCCTACGGCGAGATCGCGGCGGCCGGGGAGTGGCCGGAGGGGACGGCCAAGACCTATGTGTTCCGGGCCAGGCAGGCGCTGCGGCGGGCGCTCTTCGAGGAGGTGGGGGAGTGA
- a CDS encoding acyltransferase family protein — MLEREAGGRATRRYDLDWLRSMAVLLLIPFHAARIFDVWEPFYVKDAQSSAGLSYLVALMGPWQMPLLFFIAGSAAWFSLGRRDPSRYLAERFRRLLIPFLFGNLVIVPPQGYLARMREPGYAASYLEFVGGYFRDFRDLTGYFGSFTPGHLWFILFLFVISCSVLPLALAWRGEAGRRWLGRLASWVGRPGAILLLAVPLAAMKLLPEAGGKNPFFYWLLFVYGYVLMSEAAWQRAVDRHRRIALAVGAVTSAGLLVIWGSRPGWASSVVGDLLVGLMETVNGWAWVIALVGLAHAHLDVAHPVLRYASEAAYPFYILHQTVLVAVGWFVVRWPVGVALKWALICVVGGGLTLVAYEVLVRRSRLKRFLFGMKPTALKSAAAE, encoded by the coding sequence GTGCTTGAGAGAGAAGCAGGTGGCCGGGCGACGCGGCGTTACGACCTGGACTGGCTGCGGAGCATGGCGGTGCTGCTGCTGATCCCCTTCCATGCGGCCCGCATCTTCGACGTCTGGGAGCCGTTTTACGTCAAAGACGCCCAGTCGAGTGCCGGGTTGAGTTACCTCGTCGCGCTGATGGGTCCGTGGCAGATGCCGCTGTTGTTCTTCATCGCGGGGAGCGCGGCGTGGTTCTCCCTCGGCCGCAGAGACCCGTCCCGGTACCTGGCGGAACGCTTCAGGCGCCTCCTCATTCCCTTCCTTTTCGGCAACCTCGTCATCGTGCCGCCCCAAGGGTACCTGGCCCGGATGAGGGAGCCCGGGTACGCCGCTTCGTACCTCGAGTTCGTGGGCGGGTACTTCCGTGACTTCCGTGACCTGACCGGATACTTCGGGAGTTTCACGCCGGGGCATCTGTGGTTCATCCTGTTCCTCTTCGTCATCTCGTGCTCGGTGCTGCCTCTCGCACTCGCCTGGAGGGGGGAGGCGGGGCGGAGGTGGCTCGGGCGGCTCGCGAGCTGGGTCGGGAGGCCGGGGGCCATCCTGTTGCTCGCGGTGCCCCTGGCAGCGATGAAGCTCCTGCCCGAAGCAGGCGGCAAGAACCCGTTCTTCTACTGGCTGCTGTTCGTCTACGGCTACGTCCTCATGTCGGAGGCGGCGTGGCAGAGGGCCGTCGATAGGCACCGGCGGATCGCTCTGGCCGTGGGCGCCGTCACCAGCGCCGGGCTGCTGGTCATCTGGGGGAGCCGGCCAGGTTGGGCCTCGTCGGTGGTCGGGGACTTGCTGGTCGGGCTCATGGAGACGGTCAATGGGTGGGCGTGGGTCATCGCCCTGGTGGGGTTGGCGCACGCACACCTCGACGTCGCCCATCCGGTGCTGCGCTATGCCAGCGAGGCGGCCTACCCCTTCTACATCCTGCACCAGACGGTGCTGGTGGCGGTCGGGTGGTTCGTGGTGCGCTGGCCGGTGGGCGTGGCCCTGAAGTGGGCGCTCATCTGCGTGGTGGGGGGCGGGCTCACGCTGGTGGCCTACGAGGTGCTGGTCAGGAGAAGCCGGTTGAAGCGGTTTCTGTTTGGCATGAAGCCGACGGCTCTAAAGTCGGCGGCTGCGGAGTAG
- a CDS encoding sensor histidine kinase: MPASVESSLALAVVAVVAAVWALWAHWRARALARALDDARAVVERLAEGQVAVRAFHAPDAPPPARRLAAALNDLARRLEESGIQRLRRDEAYRRLLADLSHDLRTPLTSIIGYVEALRTGASRDPARHLDVVAARAAQLGRLVDDLLLLTRLEAGDGVVRREPTDLGEVVRRACEPFREALEERAIRLALELPPQPAPALADPTAVSRIVANLLDNALHHAGPVHEIAVRLHAAEPGGGADARSGAALLAWCLEVANDGDPIAPEELPMVFERGFRGRSSRGTGLGLAIVRMLAEAHGGQVEVESDPSARRTVFRVRLPHGYDEGQRLVEWGESRFEAGGPLGAARAR; this comes from the coding sequence ATGCCCGCTTCCGTCGAGTCGAGCCTCGCGCTGGCTGTGGTGGCGGTCGTCGCCGCCGTGTGGGCGCTGTGGGCCCACTGGCGGGCCCGGGCCCTCGCCCGGGCCCTCGACGACGCCCGGGCGGTGGTGGAGCGCCTGGCGGAGGGCCAGGTCGCCGTCCGCGCCTTCCATGCACCCGACGCCCCGCCCCCGGCCCGCCGCCTCGCTGCGGCCCTCAACGACCTGGCCCGTCGCCTGGAGGAGAGCGGCATCCAGCGCCTGCGCCGCGACGAAGCCTACCGCCGCCTGCTGGCCGACCTCTCCCACGACCTGCGCACGCCGCTCACCTCCATCATCGGGTACGTCGAGGCCCTGCGCACGGGCGCCAGCCGCGACCCCGCCCGCCACCTCGACGTCGTGGCCGCCCGCGCTGCCCAGCTGGGCCGGCTCGTGGATGACCTGCTCCTGCTGACCCGGCTGGAGGCGGGGGACGGGGTCGTGCGACGTGAGCCGACGGATCTGGGCGAGGTGGTGCGGCGGGCGTGCGAGCCGTTTCGAGAGGCGCTGGAGGAGCGGGCCATCCGCTTGGCCCTGGAGCTGCCCCCGCAGCCGGCGCCCGCCCTCGCCGATCCCACCGCCGTCTCCCGCATCGTCGCCAACTTGCTGGACAACGCGCTCCACCACGCTGGCCCCGTCCACGAGATCGCCGTGCGGCTGCACGCTGCCGAGCCGGGAGGCGGCGCCGACGCCCGCAGCGGCGCCGCCCTCCTCGCCTGGTGCCTGGAGGTGGCCAACGACGGCGACCCCATCGCGCCCGAGGAGCTGCCCATGGTCTTCGAGCGGGGCTTTCGGGGCCGCTCGAGCCGTGGCACAGGGCTGGGCCTCGCCATCGTGCGCATGCTGGCCGAGGCGCACGGGGGCCAGGTCGAGGTCGAAAGCGACCCATCTGCCCGCCGCACCGTCTTTCGGGTGCGCCTGCCGCACGGGTACGACGAGGGGCAGAGGCTGGTTGAGTGGGGCGAGAGCCGGTTTGAGGCCGGAGGCCCGCTGGGTGCGGCGAGGGCCCGTTAG
- a CDS encoding ABC transporter permease, which translates to MAQFVARRLVLMAIVLFGVLVITFVVSHVIPADPVGAILGGNAPPEKVAELRRQLNLDKPLPQQFVTYLAGAVRGDLGRSLRTGRPVTEDIGRFFPATLELALAATLVALAVGIPLGVVSAVGRNRLPDHVARVLSIVGVSMPVFWLGLVLLLVFYFRLGWLPGSGRLDLFTIEPPRVTGLLLVDSLLAREWEALRSALSHLVLPAVVLGFSATANVARTSRSSMLEVLFQDFVRTARAKGVPERAVVLRHALRNALIPTVTLVGLIFGSLLEGAVLTETIFSWPGLGRYITTGYLALDYPAVMGGTLYIAVVYSLVNLVVDILYAVIDPRVRV; encoded by the coding sequence ATGGCCCAGTTCGTGGCACGCCGGCTGGTGCTGATGGCCATCGTCCTGTTTGGGGTGCTGGTCATCACCTTCGTCGTGTCGCACGTCATCCCCGCCGACCCGGTCGGCGCCATCCTGGGCGGCAACGCCCCGCCCGAGAAGGTAGCGGAGCTGCGCCGCCAGCTCAACCTGGACAAGCCGCTGCCCCAGCAGTTCGTGACGTACCTGGCGGGGGCCGTGAGAGGCGACCTGGGGCGGTCGCTTCGCACCGGGCGGCCGGTGACCGAGGATATCGGGCGCTTCTTCCCGGCGACGCTGGAGCTGGCCCTGGCGGCCACGCTGGTGGCGCTGGCGGTGGGCATCCCGTTGGGGGTCGTCTCGGCCGTCGGGCGCAACCGGCTGCCGGATCACGTGGCCCGGGTGCTCTCCATCGTGGGGGTATCGATGCCGGTCTTCTGGCTGGGGCTGGTGCTGCTGCTGGTCTTCTACTTCCGCCTGGGGTGGCTGCCCGGCAGCGGGCGGCTGGACCTCTTCACCATCGAGCCGCCACGGGTGACGGGGCTGCTGCTCGTCGACAGCCTGCTGGCGCGGGAGTGGGAGGCGCTGCGAAGCGCCCTGTCGCACCTGGTGCTGCCGGCGGTGGTGCTGGGCTTCTCGGCGACGGCCAACGTGGCGCGCACCTCCCGTTCCAGCATGCTGGAAGTGCTCTTCCAGGACTTCGTGCGCACGGCCCGTGCCAAGGGCGTGCCCGAACGGGCGGTGGTGCTGCGCCATGCGCTGCGCAACGCCCTCATCCCCACGGTGACGCTGGTGGGGCTCATCTTCGGGAGCCTGCTGGAGGGGGCCGTGCTGACCGAGACCATCTTCTCGTGGCCGGGGCTGGGGCGCTACATCACGACCGGCTACCTGGCCCTGGACTATCCCGCCGTCATGGGCGGGACGCTCTACATCGCCGTCGTCTACAGCCTGGTCAACCTGGTCGTCGACATCCTCTACGCCGTCATCGACCCCCGGGTGAGGGTCTAG
- a CDS encoding AAA family ATPase, which yields MTTTDAAGPHVERVALKNYKNIAACDVSLQPLTLLVGPNGSGKSNFVDALRFVSDALRATLEHALRDRGGIHEVRRRSRGHPTHFGISLTVNLGAGTTGWYAFQVGAQKHGAFNVQREECLVFGNGEHWHFLVENGRLRKSSHPNLPDSTSPDRLYLPLVSGLSGFRALHDALSHMGFYNLNPERIRDLQDPDPGQLLERDGRNLASVVRRIADEQPELAQRISEYLSSVVPGVSSVVARAIGPKETLEFRQKVAGDEAPWRFLAANMSDGTLRVLGVLVATFQARANQVPPTLVAIEEPEVAIHPGATVRLMDALLEASRRTRLLITTHSPELLDHPGIDISSILAVEARDNESIITPVRPEMRQAIREQLYSVGELLRLEQLRPDERVYQRIQGQLRLFPLNGVSGRGDRSDR from the coding sequence ATGACGACGACGGATGCCGCCGGCCCGCACGTCGAGCGAGTGGCCCTCAAGAATTACAAGAACATCGCGGCATGCGACGTGTCGCTGCAGCCGTTGACGCTCCTGGTGGGTCCTAACGGGTCCGGCAAGAGCAACTTCGTCGACGCTCTGCGGTTCGTCTCGGACGCGCTGCGGGCGACGCTGGAGCATGCCCTGCGGGATCGCGGGGGCATCCACGAGGTCCGACGGCGCTCGCGAGGCCACCCGACACACTTCGGGATCAGCCTGACCGTCAATCTGGGGGCCGGGACCACCGGTTGGTATGCCTTTCAGGTCGGCGCCCAGAAGCACGGTGCTTTCAACGTCCAACGGGAGGAATGCCTGGTCTTCGGCAACGGGGAGCACTGGCACTTTCTCGTCGAGAACGGACGACTTCGAAAGAGCTCGCATCCGAACTTGCCGGACTCCACGTCACCTGACAGGCTCTACCTTCCGCTGGTCTCCGGCCTCTCGGGTTTTCGCGCACTGCATGACGCACTCTCTCACATGGGATTCTACAATCTCAACCCCGAGCGGATCCGCGATCTCCAGGACCCTGACCCTGGCCAATTGCTCGAGCGCGACGGGCGCAACCTCGCGTCGGTGGTGCGCCGGATCGCGGACGAGCAGCCGGAGCTGGCCCAACGCATCAGCGAGTACCTGAGTTCGGTGGTGCCGGGCGTCTCTTCGGTGGTGGCGCGCGCCATCGGGCCCAAGGAGACGCTCGAGTTTCGTCAGAAGGTGGCCGGCGACGAGGCGCCATGGCGCTTCCTGGCGGCCAACATGTCCGACGGCACGTTGCGGGTGCTCGGGGTGCTCGTGGCCACCTTCCAGGCGAGAGCCAACCAGGTGCCGCCGACCCTGGTCGCCATCGAGGAGCCGGAGGTGGCCATCCACCCCGGCGCGACGGTCAGGCTGATGGACGCGTTGCTGGAGGCGTCCCGCAGGACCCGCCTGCTCATCACCACCCATAGCCCGGAGCTGCTGGACCACCCCGGGATCGATATCTCCTCGATCCTGGCGGTGGAGGCACGTGACAACGAGTCCATTATCACACCGGTGCGGCCGGAGATGCGGCAGGCGATAAGAGAGCAACTGTACAGCGTCGGCGAGCTGCTGCGGCTAGAGCAATTGAGACCCGACGAGCGGGTATATCAAAGGATTCAGGGCCAGCTTCGACTCTTTCCACTGAACGGAGTCTCGGGCCGTGGGGATCGTTCCGATCGTTGA